A window of the Paraburkholderia sp. ZP32-5 genome harbors these coding sequences:
- a CDS encoding ABC transporter substrate-binding protein, giving the protein MKKLLAALTVALIATVSIGAHAKDWSTIRFGVDASYPPFESKGADGKLVGFDIDLGNEICKRVGAKCVWVENDFDGMIPALKAKKFDGVLSSMSMTPQRAEQVAFSSKLFNTPTRLVAKKGSGILPTADSLKGKSVGVEQGTIQETYAKTYWEPKGTKVVPYQNQDQVYADLISGRLDAALQDAVQAEQGFLKTPRGAGFDFVGKNLDDPKILGNGAGIGMRKEDTDLKAKVDKAIADMIKDGTYKKIEQKYFDFDVYGS; this is encoded by the coding sequence GTGAAAAAACTGCTAGCGGCTTTGACGGTTGCTCTGATTGCCACCGTCTCGATTGGCGCACACGCTAAAGATTGGTCGACGATCCGTTTTGGCGTTGACGCCAGCTATCCCCCGTTCGAGTCGAAAGGCGCGGACGGCAAGCTCGTTGGCTTCGATATCGACCTCGGCAACGAAATCTGCAAGCGCGTGGGCGCGAAGTGCGTGTGGGTCGAGAACGACTTCGACGGCATGATCCCGGCGCTGAAGGCGAAGAAGTTCGACGGCGTGCTGTCGTCGATGTCGATGACGCCGCAACGTGCCGAACAGGTCGCGTTCTCGTCGAAGCTGTTCAACACGCCGACGCGCCTCGTCGCGAAGAAGGGTTCGGGCATCCTGCCGACCGCTGATTCGCTGAAGGGCAAGTCGGTCGGCGTCGAACAGGGCACGATCCAGGAAACCTACGCGAAGACCTACTGGGAGCCGAAGGGCACCAAGGTCGTGCCGTATCAGAACCAGGACCAGGTCTATGCCGACCTGATCTCGGGCCGTCTGGATGCAGCACTGCAAGACGCGGTGCAGGCTGAGCAAGGCTTCCTGAAGACGCCGCGCGGCGCGGGCTTCGACTTCGTCGGCAAGAACCTCGACGATCCGAAGATCCTCGGCAATGGCGCGGGCATCGGCATGCGCAAGGAAGACACCGATCTGAAGGCGAAGGTCGACAAGGCGATCGCCGACATGATCAAGGACGGCACCTACAAGAAGATCGAACAGAAGTACTTCGACTTCGACGTGTACGGCAGCTAA
- a CDS encoding succinylglutamate desuccinylase/aspartoacylase family protein, whose product MQTQNHPLIAPSLGTARSLTSFHYGPSGGQKIYIQSSLHADELPGMLVSWALRRKLAALEAAGKLRGEVVIVPVPNPVGLNQHLLGHLMGRFETGTAQNFNRNFYDLAALVLPVIESRLSGDIDANRSAIRAAMREALDAQEPTTELASQRLALQKLSYDADVVLDLHCDWEAAMHIYTNPDLWPDVEPLARYLDAKASLLALNSVGNPFDEIHSFCWSDLRGRFGERFPIPNGGISVTVELRGQREVSYEYAEQDSQAIIEYLTSRGVIDGEAAPLPPLEFAATPLAGTEPLVAPISGVLVYRCEVGTWVDAGHPIADIVDPLTDRVVTIKNSVAGVLYARHLARFATAGLEFARIAGAKAFRSGSLLSN is encoded by the coding sequence ATGCAAACGCAAAATCATCCGCTGATCGCCCCATCGCTTGGCACCGCCCGCAGCCTGACGAGTTTTCACTACGGTCCCAGCGGCGGACAGAAGATCTACATCCAGTCGTCGCTGCACGCGGACGAGCTGCCCGGCATGCTGGTGTCGTGGGCACTGCGCCGCAAGCTCGCCGCGCTCGAAGCCGCGGGCAAGCTGCGCGGCGAAGTCGTGATCGTGCCGGTGCCCAATCCGGTCGGCCTCAATCAGCATCTGCTCGGCCATCTGATGGGACGCTTCGAAACCGGCACCGCGCAGAACTTCAACCGCAACTTTTACGACCTCGCGGCGCTCGTGCTGCCGGTCATCGAATCGCGTCTCAGCGGCGACATCGACGCCAATCGCAGCGCGATTCGCGCGGCGATGCGCGAAGCGCTCGACGCGCAGGAACCGACCACCGAACTCGCATCGCAACGCCTCGCGCTGCAGAAGCTGTCGTACGACGCCGACGTGGTGCTCGATCTGCATTGCGACTGGGAAGCCGCGATGCACATCTATACGAACCCCGATCTGTGGCCGGACGTCGAGCCGCTCGCGCGCTATCTGGACGCGAAGGCATCGCTGCTCGCGCTCAATTCGGTGGGCAATCCGTTCGACGAGATCCACAGCTTCTGCTGGTCGGATCTGCGCGGCCGGTTCGGCGAGCGCTTCCCGATTCCGAACGGCGGCATCTCGGTCACGGTCGAACTGCGCGGCCAGCGCGAAGTGTCGTACGAGTACGCGGAGCAGGACTCGCAGGCGATCATCGAATATCTGACCTCTCGCGGCGTGATCGACGGCGAAGCGGCCCCGCTGCCGCCGCTCGAATTCGCCGCGACGCCGCTCGCCGGCACCGAGCCGCTGGTCGCGCCGATCAGCGGCGTGCTCGTGTACCGCTGCGAAGTCGGCACCTGGGTCGACGCGGGCCATCCGATCGCGGACATCGTCGATCCGTTGACGGACCGCGTCGTCACGATCAAGAACAGCGTGGCCGGCGTGCTGTACGCGCGGCATCTGGCGCGCTTCGCGACCGCCGGGCTCGAGTTCGCGCGCATTGCCGGCGCGAAGGCGTTCAGAAGCGGTTCGTTGTTGAGCAATTGA